One window of the Arthrobacter sp. D5-1 genome contains the following:
- a CDS encoding DNA alkylation repair protein, translating to MTPKAGKAPKAALAPGTEPTAVEFLARLQARQSDVEQAKYQRYFKTGKGNYAEGDFFLGVRMGEVFTLAKEFAAMPPEEIEKLLEQDIHEARAGAVKIMALQTQKKKTTEQRRRNLYEMYLRRHDRINNWDLVDLGAGNVVGGWLMDKPRDPLYELARSEDMWERRTSIVATSAFIREGQLDDTFAIAEILLHDKEDLIHKAVGGWVRDAGRSSRERLLAFLDEHAATMPRTALRYAIEHLGKEQRAHYLTLKDRVSPN from the coding sequence ATGACCCCCAAGGCAGGGAAGGCACCCAAAGCGGCGTTGGCGCCGGGAACCGAGCCCACCGCCGTCGAGTTCCTCGCGCGGCTCCAAGCCCGGCAGTCCGACGTCGAGCAGGCCAAATACCAGCGCTATTTCAAGACCGGCAAGGGTAACTATGCCGAGGGCGACTTCTTCCTGGGCGTCCGCATGGGCGAGGTTTTCACACTGGCCAAGGAATTTGCAGCCATGCCACCGGAGGAGATCGAGAAGCTCCTGGAGCAGGACATCCACGAGGCCAGGGCTGGAGCCGTGAAGATCATGGCACTCCAAACGCAGAAAAAGAAGACCACGGAACAGCGGCGCCGCAACCTCTACGAGATGTACTTGCGCCGCCACGATCGCATCAACAATTGGGACCTCGTGGACCTGGGCGCGGGAAACGTGGTGGGTGGCTGGCTCATGGATAAGCCACGGGATCCGTTGTATGAACTGGCGCGCTCGGAGGATATGTGGGAGCGCCGGACGTCCATCGTCGCGACGTCGGCATTCATTCGTGAAGGCCAACTGGACGACACCTTCGCCATCGCAGAGATCCTGCTGCATGACAAAGAAGACCTCATCCACAAAGCAGTAGGCGGCTGGGTCCGCGACGCAGGGCGCAGCAGCCGCGAACGCCTGCTGGCGTTCCTGGACGAGCACGCCGCCACCATGCCTCGGACGGCGTTACGTTACGCGATCGAGCATCTGGGCAAGGAGCAGCGGGCCCACTACCTGACGCTTAAAGACAGGGTTTCCCCGAACTAG
- a CDS encoding MBL fold metallo-hydrolase — protein MDVVVIETPQLGDRSYLVHDGTVALVIDPQRDIDRVEAAALAAGVRITHVAETHLHNDYVTGGLVLAGKHSADYLVNAADEVSFARVPVTDGQVLHVGRLSVTVVATPGHTHTHLSYVVRDDTHDAGREAVFSGGSLLYGSVGRTDLVSRDDTAKLAHDQYSSVRRLVDSADPDAALYPTHGFGSFCSIGPASHQESSTIGEQAKSNHALTDPNEDHFVSELLENITAYPAYYAHMSPLNAAGVGPATLDVPDSVDPEELSRRLRAGEWVVDLRHRVAFADSHLHGSVSFEYGTGDNFTSYLGWVIPWNQPLTLLGPVEEVEKAIRDLARIGIDSPDAAVGLHAKPLDLGALAPGSPQVGYPHGDWTALLKSREPEDMVLDVRRPEEFKVSHVRGARNIPVYDLLGRITELPDARIWVHCATGYRASVAASLLDRAGRKVVLINARFKDAAGAGVETTP, from the coding sequence ATGGACGTCGTCGTCATCGAAACTCCCCAACTGGGGGACCGCAGCTACCTCGTGCATGACGGCACTGTGGCGTTGGTCATTGACCCTCAACGGGACATTGACCGGGTTGAAGCCGCAGCCTTGGCAGCCGGCGTCCGGATCACGCACGTAGCGGAAACCCACCTCCACAACGACTACGTCACAGGCGGCCTGGTTCTTGCCGGGAAGCACAGCGCTGACTATCTGGTGAACGCTGCCGATGAGGTTTCATTCGCCCGTGTCCCCGTTACCGACGGCCAGGTTCTCCATGTTGGCCGGCTCTCGGTAACAGTGGTGGCCACGCCGGGTCACACCCACACGCACCTCTCGTACGTGGTCCGGGATGACACGCACGACGCCGGCCGGGAGGCCGTGTTTTCCGGCGGCAGCTTGCTCTACGGTTCGGTGGGGCGGACGGACCTGGTCTCGCGGGACGACACCGCGAAGCTGGCCCACGACCAGTACTCGTCGGTCCGCCGATTGGTGGACTCTGCGGATCCTGATGCGGCGCTCTACCCGACCCACGGCTTCGGATCGTTCTGTTCCATCGGCCCCGCGAGCCACCAGGAATCATCAACGATCGGCGAGCAGGCCAAGTCCAACCACGCCTTGACGGATCCCAATGAAGACCATTTCGTCTCGGAATTGTTGGAGAACATCACGGCCTACCCTGCGTACTACGCCCACATGAGCCCGCTCAATGCCGCCGGTGTTGGCCCGGCAACCCTTGACGTTCCGGACTCAGTTGATCCTGAGGAACTGAGCCGTCGCTTGCGGGCAGGGGAGTGGGTGGTGGATCTGCGTCATCGCGTGGCCTTCGCGGACAGTCATCTTCACGGCAGCGTTAGCTTCGAGTATGGGACGGGCGACAACTTCACCAGCTACCTTGGCTGGGTAATCCCGTGGAACCAGCCGCTCACGTTGCTGGGCCCGGTGGAAGAGGTTGAAAAGGCGATCCGGGACCTGGCGAGGATCGGCATCGACAGTCCGGATGCCGCCGTCGGGCTTCACGCCAAGCCCTTGGATCTGGGTGCGTTGGCGCCCGGGTCTCCACAGGTGGGCTACCCGCACGGGGACTGGACTGCGTTGCTGAAAAGCCGGGAGCCGGAAGACATGGTTTTGGACGTCCGCCGGCCGGAAGAATTCAAGGTCTCGCATGTCAGGGGAGCGCGCAATATTCCTGTCTACGATCTGCTCGGCAGGATCACGGAGTTACCGGATGCCCGGATCTGGGTACACTGCGCCACGGGTTACAGGGCGAGTGTTGCCGCCAGCCTGCTGGACCGGGCCGGTCGGAAGGTGGTGCTGATCAACGCCAGGTTCAAGGACGCCGCCGGGGCAGGGGTCGAAACGACTCCGTAA
- a CDS encoding glutaminase — protein sequence MDIQNLLDDIVGAVQPHVGQGNVADYIPQLGAVDAQQFGISVATRDGEVYSAGDAHVEFSIQSISKVFALALVLAFDGDSIWKRVFREPSGNPFNSLVQLESEDGIPRNPFINAGAIVVTDRLLSLTGNAAHAVRDLMRQETSKDSIDTDHHVAGSELANSHRNASLAHFLASCGNLENPVEDVLDSYAKQCAVAMTCEDLALATRFLASNGLGADGTLLLSPAQTKRINAVMLTCGTYDAAGEFAYRVGLPGKSGVGGGIVAVVPNKCSISVWSPGLGRSGNSVAGVAALDEFTTRTGWSVF from the coding sequence ATGGATATCCAGAATCTCCTCGACGACATCGTCGGGGCCGTGCAGCCGCATGTCGGCCAAGGAAACGTGGCTGACTACATCCCCCAGCTTGGGGCCGTGGATGCCCAACAATTCGGCATTTCGGTGGCCACCCGTGACGGCGAAGTGTATTCAGCCGGAGACGCCCACGTGGAGTTTTCCATCCAAAGCATCTCCAAGGTCTTTGCGCTCGCCTTGGTGCTGGCCTTCGACGGGGACAGCATTTGGAAACGGGTGTTCCGGGAGCCGTCGGGCAACCCCTTCAATTCATTGGTCCAGTTGGAAAGCGAAGACGGCATTCCCCGAAATCCGTTCATCAACGCCGGTGCAATAGTTGTGACGGACCGGCTCCTGAGCCTGACAGGAAACGCCGCCCACGCCGTGCGGGATTTGATGCGCCAGGAGACCAGCAAGGACAGCATCGATACCGATCACCACGTGGCTGGCTCGGAACTGGCCAACAGCCACCGCAATGCTTCCTTGGCCCACTTCCTGGCAAGCTGCGGCAACCTGGAGAACCCTGTGGAGGATGTCCTGGACTCTTATGCGAAGCAATGCGCAGTGGCCATGACGTGCGAAGACCTTGCGCTCGCAACCCGGTTCCTCGCCTCCAACGGCCTGGGCGCAGACGGGACACTGCTGTTGTCACCGGCGCAGACCAAGAGGATCAACGCCGTCATGCTCACGTGTGGAACGTACGACGCCGCGGGCGAATTCGCGTACCGCGTGGGCCTTCCGGGCAAGAGCGGCGTGGGCGGCGGCATCGTGGCCGTGGTTCCGAACAAGTGCTCCATCAGCGTGTGGAGCCCCGGTCTGGGAAGGTCCGGGAATTCGGTGGCGGGTGTCGCAGCGCTGGACGAATTCACCACACGTACTGGCTGGTCGGTGTTTTAG
- a CDS encoding helix-turn-helix domain-containing protein → MKALEIDDDGVVTVLSDVMEDLGVGNARLLLAPAEDNRTVRETVIVDAEDDDEIRPGELVMLIGVRGRAALPALRRIMVGRPTAVAVKGSERELEAAAELLQPTGIGLVAVAPGLRWDKFESIALDRVRENDVPGETPTSVHRDLFAIAQTTATLTNGHVVIEDPGNRVLAYSPASNDVDELRRLSILARRGPEKYQKLLKESGVYKHLQATEAPVHVEANLDAGLRERVAIGIHAGSRVMGYIWLQEGAEPLAANTDRIMVGAARHAAIELVRHRNEQSQSMREDRVSSLLSGTAQVHSQAQSAGIDPSKPAALVLISAGGLSQSAAGLQLRRGELSKVASIHAAAYRPGAVVGALGMETAIILPDVDPLKSLPAINRLVNTIVRDATTHLHFQVQAAVGPIVPRLDALHATLDHVRSVLKVMEATPDVRVASYSDVETTVLTRELLELLESRTTLRHAGITRLCSRYPEFALTLLTYLEFFGDVNRCAEELAVHRNTVHYRLRRACEVAGLDLHSADERLLAHLQIRLWTYAGTKV, encoded by the coding sequence TTGAAAGCCCTGGAAATTGACGACGACGGAGTCGTCACCGTATTGAGCGACGTCATGGAAGACCTGGGTGTCGGCAACGCCCGGTTGCTGCTGGCCCCGGCAGAGGACAACAGAACCGTTCGCGAAACTGTCATTGTTGATGCTGAAGACGACGACGAGATCCGCCCAGGCGAACTGGTCATGTTGATCGGTGTTCGCGGGCGTGCGGCGCTCCCTGCACTCCGCCGCATCATGGTGGGCCGCCCCACAGCAGTTGCTGTCAAGGGCAGTGAACGCGAGTTGGAAGCCGCAGCAGAGTTGCTCCAACCGACCGGCATTGGACTGGTGGCTGTTGCCCCGGGGCTCCGCTGGGATAAGTTCGAGAGCATCGCGTTGGACCGGGTCCGTGAGAACGATGTGCCAGGCGAAACCCCCACGTCAGTTCACCGCGACTTGTTCGCGATCGCCCAAACCACGGCCACGCTGACCAATGGCCACGTGGTGATCGAAGATCCGGGCAACAGGGTGCTTGCGTACTCCCCGGCATCCAATGACGTTGACGAGCTCCGCCGGCTGTCCATCCTGGCGAGGCGTGGCCCTGAAAAGTACCAAAAACTCCTGAAGGAATCAGGGGTCTATAAGCACCTGCAGGCCACTGAAGCGCCTGTCCATGTGGAAGCCAACCTTGATGCGGGTCTTCGTGAACGTGTGGCAATCGGCATCCACGCGGGCAGCCGTGTCATGGGATACATCTGGTTGCAGGAAGGTGCTGAACCCTTGGCGGCCAACACAGACCGCATCATGGTGGGTGCGGCCCGGCACGCCGCCATCGAGTTGGTACGCCACCGCAATGAGCAGTCCCAGTCGATGCGCGAGGACCGGGTGTCCAGCCTGCTCAGTGGCACCGCCCAAGTCCATTCGCAGGCCCAATCGGCAGGCATCGATCCGTCGAAACCAGCGGCTTTAGTGCTGATCTCGGCGGGCGGGCTGAGCCAGAGCGCGGCGGGGCTTCAGCTCCGCAGGGGAGAGCTCTCCAAGGTGGCATCAATCCATGCAGCAGCCTACCGGCCAGGCGCGGTGGTAGGGGCCCTCGGAATGGAAACGGCCATCATCCTGCCTGACGTGGATCCACTGAAATCCCTCCCCGCCATCAACCGGCTGGTCAACACCATAGTTCGTGATGCCACCACCCACCTTCATTTCCAGGTGCAGGCAGCAGTTGGTCCCATCGTTCCGCGCCTTGACGCCCTGCACGCCACCCTTGATCACGTGCGCAGCGTCCTCAAAGTCATGGAAGCAACACCGGACGTGCGCGTGGCCTCGTACAGCGACGTGGAAACAACAGTCCTGACCAGGGAATTGTTGGAGCTGCTGGAATCGCGGACCACCCTGCGTCATGCAGGAATTACCCGGCTGTGCAGCCGTTATCCGGAATTCGCGCTGACCCTCCTGACTTATCTGGAGTTCTTTGGCGACGTGAACCGGTGCGCCGAGGAATTGGCTGTCCACCGCAACACCGTTCATTACAGGCTCCGCCGTGCCTGCGAGGTGGCTGGCCTGGACCTGCACTCCGCAGATGAACGCCTGCTGGCACACCTCCAGATCAGGCTCTGGACCTACGCAGGGACCAAGGTCTAG
- the cobA gene encoding uroporphyrinogen-III C-methyltransferase: MAIQDIYPTALRLLGRPVLVVGGGPVAERRAKGLLDAGAKVTVVAPVATENLHGLAASGLLNLEQREYRTSDLDGVWFVQTATGTAAVDTQVSADAEAQRLWCVNASDHEASAAWTPAVAVVDDVKIAINAGGDPRRAMALRNAVATALETGDLPLRRHRKPDAAGKTPAGSVALVGGGPGDSGLITVRGRRLLGQADVVVADRLGPRELLKELAPDVRVIEVGKTPGHHPVPQLEINRILVDEALQGNRVVRLKGGDPYVLGRGGEEAEFCRQNGVEVEVVSGVTSAISVPAAAGIPVTHRGLAKGFSVVTGHEELSEVPARPDHTVVLLMGVAQLRDSAAALAGSGLPLDTPVGIVENGYLPEQRVTIGTLGTIADQAEAVGVANPAVIVIGDVVRVSPFAPQHFKTADYSTITPNRPRVRSN, translated from the coding sequence ATGGCAATACAGGACATTTACCCCACCGCGCTGCGGCTGCTTGGCCGCCCGGTGCTGGTGGTGGGCGGCGGCCCCGTCGCGGAGCGTCGCGCCAAAGGGCTGCTCGACGCCGGTGCGAAAGTTACCGTCGTCGCGCCCGTTGCCACCGAAAACCTCCACGGACTCGCCGCTTCCGGGCTGCTCAACCTGGAACAGCGCGAGTACCGCACGTCAGACCTCGACGGCGTCTGGTTCGTTCAGACAGCCACTGGCACCGCCGCTGTGGACACCCAGGTATCGGCCGACGCCGAGGCGCAGCGCCTCTGGTGCGTCAATGCCTCGGACCACGAAGCGTCAGCCGCGTGGACACCCGCCGTCGCCGTGGTGGACGACGTCAAGATCGCCATCAACGCCGGGGGAGACCCACGCCGTGCCATGGCTCTCCGCAATGCTGTTGCCACTGCCCTGGAAACAGGTGACCTGCCGCTGCGACGCCACCGTAAGCCGGACGCCGCTGGCAAGACTCCGGCTGGTTCTGTCGCCTTGGTGGGCGGCGGTCCGGGCGACTCGGGACTCATCACCGTCCGCGGTCGGCGCCTGCTTGGCCAGGCCGACGTCGTGGTTGCAGACCGACTTGGCCCGCGGGAGCTGCTGAAGGAACTTGCCCCGGACGTCCGCGTCATCGAGGTAGGCAAGACGCCCGGCCACCACCCGGTTCCGCAACTGGAGATCAACCGAATCCTTGTGGACGAAGCCCTGCAGGGTAACCGCGTGGTCCGCCTCAAAGGCGGCGACCCCTATGTCTTGGGGCGTGGTGGCGAGGAAGCAGAATTCTGCCGGCAGAACGGCGTCGAGGTTGAAGTGGTGTCCGGCGTGACGTCGGCAATCTCGGTTCCGGCCGCTGCGGGTATTCCCGTGACGCACCGCGGCTTGGCCAAGGGCTTCAGCGTGGTGACCGGCCATGAAGAGCTGTCCGAAGTCCCCGCACGCCCCGATCACACTGTGGTGTTGCTCATGGGAGTAGCGCAATTGCGTGATTCCGCGGCTGCGCTGGCAGGCTCGGGTCTGCCTTTGGACACACCAGTAGGTATCGTAGAGAACGGGTATTTGCCGGAACAGCGCGTCACCATCGGCACTCTGGGAACCATCGCGGACCAGGCGGAAGCCGTCGGCGTGGCCAACCCGGCGGTCATTGTGATCGGCGATGTTGTCCGTGTCAGCCCCTTTGCACCGCAGCACTTCAAGACCGCTGACTACAGCACTATTACCCCAAATCGTCCCCGCGTCCGCAGTAACTGA
- a CDS encoding amino acid permease has translation MAASPSSNAFAQEETGYRKTLKPRQIQMIAIGGAIGTGLFMGAGGRLNGSGPALVLVYAVCGFFAFLILRALGELVLYRPTSGSFVSYAREFYGEKMAYTAGWLYFLNWAMTSIVDVTAVALYVKFWGQYWAPINDIPQWLIALIALVVVLSLNLVSVKIFGEMEFWFAMIKVGALVTFLVVGICFIVFGGRTDVGVPGFNVIAENGGMFPMGSVAPLLAISGVVFAYAAVELVGTAAGETANPHKVMPKAVNTVVIRIGVFYVGSVLLLSLLLPFTSYKAGESPFVTFFSHLGDPQAGAISASVMNFVVLTAALSSLNAGLYSTGRILRSMAVNGSAPQFTGRISASGVPYGGILLTAVITLVGVGLNAVVPSQVFEIVLEVSAVGIIGGWATIMLCHIKLQRWVRSGKVVRPAFRLFGAPFTSYLTLGFLAFVLVTMGFSETGRWVLASLLVLAPLLIAGWYAYRGRIRTALMS, from the coding sequence CTGGCTGCCAGTCCGTCGTCGAACGCTTTCGCCCAAGAGGAAACCGGCTACCGGAAAACCCTTAAGCCCCGGCAGATCCAGATGATCGCCATCGGAGGTGCGATCGGTACCGGGCTCTTCATGGGCGCCGGAGGCCGCCTCAACGGGTCCGGGCCTGCGTTGGTCCTCGTTTATGCCGTCTGCGGATTCTTCGCGTTCCTGATCCTGCGGGCACTGGGCGAGTTGGTGCTGTACCGCCCCACCTCCGGCTCGTTCGTTTCCTATGCCCGCGAGTTCTACGGCGAGAAAATGGCCTACACCGCGGGCTGGCTCTACTTCCTGAACTGGGCCATGACCTCCATAGTGGACGTCACCGCGGTTGCCCTGTACGTGAAGTTCTGGGGCCAATATTGGGCACCCATCAACGACATCCCGCAGTGGTTGATCGCGTTGATCGCTTTGGTAGTGGTGCTCTCCCTGAACCTGGTGTCCGTGAAGATCTTTGGCGAGATGGAGTTCTGGTTCGCCATGATCAAGGTGGGCGCCTTAGTGACGTTCCTCGTGGTGGGAATCTGCTTCATTGTTTTCGGCGGCCGGACGGACGTTGGCGTTCCGGGCTTCAACGTCATCGCTGAGAACGGCGGCATGTTCCCCATGGGCTCCGTGGCGCCGCTCCTGGCCATCAGCGGCGTGGTATTCGCCTACGCCGCCGTGGAACTCGTGGGCACTGCAGCCGGCGAAACCGCCAACCCCCACAAGGTGATGCCCAAGGCCGTGAACACCGTAGTAATCCGCATCGGGGTGTTCTACGTGGGCTCCGTCCTGCTGCTCTCGCTCCTGCTTCCCTTCACGTCCTACAAAGCCGGCGAGTCCCCCTTTGTCACCTTCTTCTCCCACCTCGGCGATCCGCAGGCCGGAGCCATCTCCGCGTCCGTGATGAACTTCGTGGTCCTCACCGCCGCGCTCTCCAGCCTCAACGCCGGTCTCTATTCCACTGGCCGCATCCTCCGGTCCATGGCTGTGAACGGCTCGGCTCCGCAATTCACCGGACGGATCAGCGCGTCCGGAGTGCCCTACGGTGGCATCCTCCTGACAGCGGTCATCACCCTGGTGGGCGTTGGATTGAACGCCGTTGTCCCCTCGCAGGTCTTTGAGATCGTGCTCGAAGTCTCGGCCGTGGGAATCATCGGCGGCTGGGCCACCATCATGCTCTGCCACATCAAGCTCCAGCGATGGGTACGCAGCGGCAAGGTGGTACGCCCGGCCTTCCGGCTGTTCGGAGCTCCTTTTACCTCCTACCTCACGCTCGGGTTCCTGGCCTTTGTCCTGGTCACGATGGGGTTCTCGGAAACAGGTCGCTGGGTGCTGGCCTCGTTGCTGGTGTTGGCTCCGCTGCTGATCGCCGGCTGGTACGCGTATCGCGGCCGCATCCGCACAGCCCTGATGTCCTAG
- a CDS encoding FAD-dependent oxidoreductase yields the protein MSISTPVGSADRPLRVAVIGSGPAGVYAADILTKSEAVKSGELTVSIDLFDRYPAPYGLIRYGVAPDHPRIKGIVNALHKVLDRGDIRFFGNVDYGTDISIEDLRKHYDAIIFATGAIKDADLNIPGIELEGSFGGADFVSWFDGHPDVPREWPLEAKEIAVLGNGNVALDVARVLSKHADDLLVTEIPDNVYAGLKSSPVTDVHVFGRRGPAQVKFTPLELRELSHSKDVDIILYAEDFEFDEESDRQVQTNNQIKTMVGTLTNWIAEQPEDLSELKASRRLHLHFLHSPVEIVDSAETPGKVAGIKFERTELDGTGNARGTGEFIDYPVQAVYRAIGYFGSALPDVEFDHKKGVVTNDGGRVLDADGQHVPGLYATGWIKRGPVGLIGHTKGDALETVTYLLEDRENLPVAEVPAADAVVELLDSRGVKFTSWEGWLALDAHELALGAAATEAGTSHGVEVKRERIKVVPREDMVNISRDGVAAQV from the coding sequence GTGTCAATTAGCACCCCCGTAGGTTCTGCGGACCGTCCGCTTCGCGTCGCCGTCATCGGCTCCGGCCCGGCCGGCGTGTATGCAGCGGACATCCTGACCAAAAGCGAAGCCGTCAAGAGCGGCGAACTCACCGTCAGCATCGACCTCTTCGACCGCTACCCGGCACCGTACGGCCTGATCCGCTACGGCGTTGCCCCGGACCACCCCCGCATCAAGGGCATTGTCAACGCCCTGCACAAGGTCCTGGACCGCGGCGACATCCGCTTCTTCGGCAACGTCGACTACGGCACGGACATCTCCATCGAGGACCTTCGTAAGCACTACGACGCCATCATCTTCGCCACTGGCGCCATCAAGGACGCGGACCTGAACATCCCGGGCATCGAACTCGAGGGCTCCTTCGGCGGCGCCGACTTCGTCTCCTGGTTCGATGGACACCCGGACGTTCCCCGTGAATGGCCGCTCGAGGCCAAGGAAATCGCCGTTCTGGGCAACGGCAACGTGGCCCTGGACGTGGCCCGCGTCCTGTCCAAGCACGCCGATGACCTGCTGGTCACGGAAATCCCGGACAACGTTTACGCCGGCCTGAAGAGCTCGCCCGTCACGGACGTGCACGTCTTCGGCCGCCGCGGTCCCGCCCAGGTGAAGTTCACCCCGCTGGAACTGCGCGAACTCTCGCACTCCAAGGACGTGGACATCATCCTCTACGCCGAGGACTTCGAATTCGACGAAGAGTCCGACCGCCAGGTCCAGACGAACAACCAGATCAAGACCATGGTTGGCACGCTGACCAACTGGATCGCCGAGCAGCCCGAGGACCTCTCCGAGCTCAAGGCTTCCCGTCGCCTGCACCTGCACTTCCTGCACAGCCCGGTGGAGATCGTGGACTCCGCCGAAACCCCGGGCAAGGTTGCGGGAATCAAGTTCGAACGCACTGAACTGGATGGCACGGGCAACGCCCGCGGCACCGGCGAGTTCATCGACTACCCGGTCCAGGCCGTGTACCGGGCCATCGGCTACTTCGGTTCGGCCCTGCCGGACGTCGAATTCGACCACAAGAAGGGTGTTGTCACCAACGACGGCGGTCGCGTCCTGGACGCCGACGGCCAGCACGTTCCGGGCCTCTACGCGACGGGCTGGATCAAGCGCGGGCCGGTCGGCCTCATCGGCCACACCAAGGGCGATGCCCTCGAAACCGTCACCTACCTCCTGGAAGACCGCGAGAACCTGCCGGTTGCCGAGGTCCCCGCCGCTGACGCAGTGGTGGAACTCCTTGACTCCCGCGGCGTGAAGTTCACCAGCTGGGAAGGCTGGCTGGCTCTGGACGCCCACGAGCTCGCGCTCGGTGCAGCAGCAACCGAGGCCGGCACCTCCCACGGTGTGGAGGTCAAGCGTGAGCGCATCAAGGTTGTGCCGCGTGAGGACATGGTCAACATCTCCCGTGATGGCGTAGCCGCACAGGTCTAG